Genomic window (Apteryx mantelli isolate bAptMan1 chromosome 32, bAptMan1.hap1, whole genome shotgun sequence):
GCTTTCCTCGCTATGGAATAGAACGCCAAGTAAAGCTGGGGATTGCGCCAAACTTACTCTGGGATCTTTTAAGGGGATTGTGGGAAAGTGCGGAGCTGATGaggggatgtttaggggaaggaccaaaggtgggCAAAGGGAGGGATCAACATGCACTGTGCAGGAGTAAACGTGGGGGAAATGGGAGGGAAACGGGATAAACGAGGCTTGGGAGGCTTGAGCTGCTCACCCTGCCTTGGGCCAGGTGTGCGCTGTGCTGCTGACGGCCCTGCTGTGGGAGCTGCCGGCAGAACGGACGCTGCGTTCACACGGGCGCCGCTGTCCcacgcgctgccgccgcggccgcgctggtGCAACACGCCccaacctgctgctgctgccgctgctgccgctctTCGCTGCCCGGCCATCGCCGCCCGCTTGGAATTGCCGCTGCCGGCGGCTCAGCGCGGCCTCatcctgcgcggccgcggcgggggaggccccgggcagcgccgtgCCGCTTTCGCTTTCGCTTTCGGGCTCGCTCCCGCTTCCGCTCGGGCGCAACCGTGGCGGCCGGGATTCGCCTGGCGACCGGTGACGACAGAGGCAACCCGCCCCGCCATTGGCTGCCTCTTTCCGCCTTCGCGCTGCTCTCGGCACCCCGCAGCTcttgggcggcggcgcgggggctggtgGCGGCGCGGCTGGGGCCAGGCGAGATGGGCCCGGGGCGCCgggtgcccctgcccctcctcggGCTGCTGCTGGCGGCCTTGGCGGCGCCGAGGGGCCGCTGCGGTGAGTGCGGGGCTGGAGCGGGCGGGGGGCCCGCAGAGCCTGGGTCGTGAGCCCTGGGAGCGGACGGGGCCCGGCCGGCGACGGGGTCGGCTCCTGGCCAGCGCGGCTGACGGCTCCGCTCGGTTccagagccgaagaacagcctgctcctcctcatccttgTGGTGCTGGCTGCTGTCCTCACCGTCATCGTGGCGGCTGCCGGCTTCGTGGTCCGGAagaagagctcaagcaaggggcCGTCGGTCGGTCGGTGGGCGCTGGGCTGGCGGCGGGTGCGGAGCAGGGAGGAAGGTGAGACGCGGGGTGTGTGGGGTGCCGGGTGCTGGGCGAGGGAGGCGCGGGGAGCCGtggggtgggagcagggctgtTCTGGAGGAGACGTGAGCCGTGCTGGGAACTGCGGCTTAGCCCCACACCGATTGCTGCCGGGGAGcggcttttgctgctgcctgcctcgtctttgcagggagagcagagaaggGCTACAAACCCGCAGCGGGTGAGTGAGTGGAGGCAGGCCCATGGCCCGCCTGCTGCTGAGCAGCACCGGTGTAATCTGGTCTCCTCTTGTTGCTAGCAGCAGCGCTGGAGTTTCCCGGTCCAGACGGCTGCGTAGAAAAGCTGCTTGCTCTctttagaagcaaagagcagcATTTTGGGTGGTGCAGTTttggaaaggctgctcctgccctgctggcctGGCTCCTGGCTTTGAGTGCTCCCGTCCTTTGCTcttgcctgcagcctgggcgGTGGGCCTGAGCACTGGCTCAGTTCTGTGGCATCCCCCTGCCCCCGGGGGGAGGCTGGTGAGGGAGCgtggggcagtgtgtggggctgcagagctcgccTGCACCCGGGGATCTTGCCAGGTAGCCGAGTGCAGTTCCATGTTGACCTTGAAGAACCGTTTCCTCCTTGGTCACGAGCTGCAATGGCCCTGCCCACGCTGCCGTTTCTGGTGGGGGAAAGgtgtggggtgtgtggggtgggTGTTGTGCTGGGGTCCGGACAGGGAAGGGAGACTTTGACTGTGGAAGGAAGTGTGAGAGTAAGGGAGGAAGCGGAGCATGTGGAGGAGGCAGGGCCAGCGAGAGtctgggctgtggggaggggtgAGCTGGGTGGTGGCCCGGAGGGCATGGTGGGCTCTGCGAGGCCCTGGGCAGCCCGGGCACCTTCCTCTGCCCAGGCAGCTCCCAGTTTGCTGTCCCCTGCGACACCACCTGTGTGAGACTGTTGCAGGGAGGCTCCCGGTCCATGActgcagctctgggctctgctactctcctccgcaggcagaaatgcaagCCATGACGTTGCCCCCTTCCCTCCATGCAAGCCTCAtcttgctccctgctcagcctgACTCGCCCcccctttgctgcctgctgccacttTGTGAAGTGAGGAGTTTGTGTTGGCTGTGTGTTCGTGGTGGGGATTTGTTGGGATTTCTGGAGTGTCTGTGTCCTGGAGAAGTGCTGTCCCTTGGCCTCAGCTGCCCCTCCGttcccctcatttttcctttcccctccatcTTCTCCAGGTAGAGCCTCAGGGGAGATGCAgtttctcttgggctctggctgctCCAGCCTCGCCAACCATCTGCGGGGCGTCCTGCGTTATCTTGTGACTCTCCATGTTCTCCATCTGGGATCAGGTAGGAATGCTGTGGCCCGTCTCAGGTGGTGCAGGGCTGACATGGGCGTTGCCCAGCTGTGTCTGCCAGATGTGCGTTGCTGTGCCCAGGCACCTGTGTCagttgggagaggggaggaggtgggagggaggagaTGTGAGCCTGGAGCACAGCCCCGGTTGCGGTTCCATTTTCCCTCTTGTTCTTCTGTGGAGGCTATGCATTGGCTGGGCTAGATTTTCAGTCCTCTTCTTTAAGATCTTCTTGAACTGTATGTTTATGGAGAGTTTCTGCTCTGTGAACATGATCAGCAGGAGGTGGAAGCCCTTTACAGGCTGATCCCAACTCCAGAGTGGGTGGGAGGATCTTTCCAGGAAGCCTCCTTCTCCTTCACGTCCTCCCACTCCCTCCCTGAGTTTCTCTagtgtctttgcttttcccttctgaTGCTACAATGCCCACACCCAACCTCTCACACAGAACTCATCCCCCTTTCATGCAGATCATTCAAGACACGTATGCAAAAGCTCAGTGTgtgtctgcttttcttctgtgtccttctcTATTTCACAGCGCAGCTGAAGGTGGTGGGACCAGGCCACCCTCTCACTGCCACCGTGGGGCAGGACATTGTGCTGCCCTGTCAGCTCTCTTCCAGCTTGAATGCTCAGAGCATGGCTGTCAGGTGGATCCGGCACCGCTTCTCTGAAACAGTGCATCATTACCGGGATGGAGAGGACCAGTTTGCGGAACAGATGAGAGAATATCAAGGGAGGACAGTGTTGTCTCGTGATGGCCTCAGCAGAGGAAGCCTGGACTTGCGAATTCTCAGTGTCAGACCCTCCGATGATGGAACGTACGTCTGCActgttgaaggtgctgctggttatGCAGAAGCTACAGTGGAAGTGGAAGTGGCAGGTGTGTTGGTGGCTCAGCTGCCATTTCCACCTTAGCTGCATTTCCATGATGGTAGTTTTGGACAAGGCCACTAAGTACAGCTTACTCAAAGGGGTATGAAAATGCTCCCCCAGGGAATGGGGGAATTGCCAATGCATCGAGGGAGTGGGTGAAAGAGAAGAGCCTTTGAAAGAGGAGGAGGCCAAGAGGGCTCTTCCCTTCAGCATCTGAACCCATGCCTATGCGGGAGCACCCGTCTTGCATGAGCAGGGTTGTTGGTGGCGTGGGTGGGTGTTGCATGGATGGGATTGTGTTTCTGGAATCTGCTGTGTCTATGGGTGACTTTGGCTGGACGGGGATGTGGATGGTATCTACCCAGAGCATAGGAAAGTACTTCCCCTTTGACCTGGATGCTCTCGGTCCTCAACCCAGGATACCTCCTTTTCTTCCCAGCCATAGGCTCTTCCCTGCTCGTCTCACTGGAGGGTTACCAGGGCGGAGGGATCGAGGTGGTGTGTCGCTCGTCCGGCTGGTTCCCGGAGCCTGAGGTGCTGTGGAAGGATCCACGGGGGCAACGTCTCCCCTCGGTCTCTCAGAGACATTCCCGCGATGAGCGGGGCCTGTTTGAAATAGAACACAGCCTGAGTGTGACGGGGGAGGCAGACGGGGACTTGTCGTGTGTGGTGAGGAACAGCCGCCTTGGCCAAGAGAAGGAGTCGTCTCTGCACATATCAGGTGAGTTCCCTGCAGTGTCAGTcggggagtggggggagaacGTCCCCTTAGGAGCTGTGTGGAGGAGAGATGAATGTCAGCGGTGGTGCTGagtggtgagagagagagaggaagtcaATGGAGAGGGACCCCATGGGAAGAGCTGGAGCCTCCTGtgccctggagcacagctgcaCCCAGCTGCACTTTGCTGTATtcggattttctttttcctttctttttttattttcagtcatgtGGGAATCATGGTGTTTTCCTCAGGCCTGGAAGTGTAAAATGAgcctttgtttttgctttctaaGCTCCCTTTTTCCATGATGCCCATCCCTGGAAGGTGGCTCTGGCAGTGATGTTGGTGGCACTGTTAATGTGCATACTTGGTTTAATTCTCTTCAGTGTTCGTCTGTTTAAGAAGACAGGTAAAATCCTGATGGGTCAAGGGAGGAACCATGTAGTTGGAAAGGGATGTTGTTTGGAGGGGTGAAGAGTGGAGGGGTGAGGCCGTGACGGAGCTGGAGACCCTGACCCACCTCTGCTAAGGTGCAAAGGGAGCTCCCCCCTGGGCATCACGGCTGTGTTTGCAGCATGCCTTCAGCGTGCTGAGAACCTGACTTGGGCTCCTGGCAGAAGGCAGGGGGACAAAGCGTGAGGAGAGGGAGCACAGCTTTGGGGCAGGAGTTGTGGGAAAATGCCCCTTGTGCTGAGAGCTGCTCTAGCAGCGTCCCAGCTgagtttgccagcaggctgacacGGCAGGGGACATGTTGCGTGTTGGTGTGCAGCCTGGGAAAGCACGTGGGCAGGGTGCTGTGAGCAGCTCTTATGCTGCTATTGATGCACAAACCTTGCCAATACACCACATTCACTTGAATTCATCTTCATGTACAGTTGTCCAAGAAAGGAGGGTGACTGGGCTTGTTCCATTTCCGTGTATTGATTGTGAAGGAAAGAGGCTAAGTCTGATCCTGCACAGTTGTGAGCTGCTGGTGTGGAATAAgtagggagaggttgaagagtgCGAGGTCTTAGTGGCCTgcgcgtgtctgtgcattgcccgttgCCTGGGtccgggaagggaaaggggggaagaccacagagagcagggcctgccccttccagagttgcttgtgctgccaaaggcaggtcccctgctaatctcctcttccttctgcttttctttgtagagcAACAGTCCAGAGATCTGGGTGAGTTGTCTTTCCCtgtttccacttctgaaacctttccacagtgttgtgtccttGGGACGGACACTGGCTTGATGCATTTTGCAtcttgtctgaagcaatgatttcgGTTACAACAAGCGATGGCTGAGGTGGGgtgttgtgtgtgcccatggatcagaggggtgcagtaggctggtcccagggcatgttgtgggagtgtctgtgcattagctgttccctgggtctgggggagagaaataaaaggagggGAGCACatccatccccagggatgccttctcctgcggtTGTCCCTCAGGGTTGGGAATCTCTGTGGgtcatggcctcttccttttcctttgcttttccgagaaagagtgcagagagatgagggagtcttgtTCCTCCACATCCAGTtccaaaagctttctagagctgtgttcCTGGGATGGACACTTGCTTGTTGGTTTTGGTTATTTCCTGGGAAAGGATTTGGGTGAAATAAAGCTCAGGTGGAGCCTGAGGTTTGTCCACGTCTGCTGCACAGGCTTGCAGTAGCCTGGGCCCAGGGcgtgttctgggagtgtctgtgcattgcctgtTCTCTGGGTCTGGGGGAGAGAAGCAAAATCCTCAGGGGGTCAGAACCATCCCCAGCGATGCCTTCTCCTGGGGTGGTATCTTGGGGATGGGAAGCTCCTCTGCTGAtgactcttcattttcttttgcttttcagaggcAAAGACCTCGGAGCTGAGTGAGTCTCTTTTTCCTGGTTCTGCTTGTAAAACCCCTGCAAAAATCTGTTCCCTTCTGAATAGAGGTAGCTTTTCCTGACGGTTGTCCCAAGCTCAGTGCTTTCCAAGCAAGGTCTCTGTCTGTCAGCCTGAGCCCCCAGAGCTCTGTCCTGAGTGAGGATGAACTCAGGAGTGTCTGGAAAGCCCTTGAGCTGGTTTTGCTGGGTGCTGCTGAGGGTCTGGGAGGAGGCAGGCTGGTGCAGAGGCCTTCTGCAGGAGCACGCACTCTTTTCACATTAGCCAGCCCTCAAAAAAGAAGGGCTTTTGGTGCACGGGACCCACACCTGAGCTCTCTCCCCTCCTGAGGGagcagccatggcaggagaagACCCTGCTCTGATCACatgttgcttttgttgtttttccaggAGATCAAGCTGCAGAACTGGGTGAGTCTCCCCATGCCATGAGCTCTGGGCACAGAGCCGAGCCCTTGCCCAGGCTCCAGGTGCTCAGCCCTTTCCCTCTTTGCCCAtcctctgcagcagtgcagtGGCTGGGCCCTGGGGAAACCCCAGTGTGATGTGCAGGGAACTGTGGCCACCGCTGGGTGAccagaacagggctggaccctctCCCCtgcccatgtccacagtgtggccctgcctggggatggGATGTGTGTTGTAACCGGCTCTCGTCTTTCCTTGCAGCATGGAGAAGACACTTTTTGTCTATAGACAAGGGTAAAGCCATTTTGTTGTTTAATCCTCTGCCCGTTCTTTTCTCCTCGGTGTATCacgctctttttctttgtgtgcgTGGGGGGCAATGGGTCTGGGCAGTGCAGGGGCAGTGCTGGGCAGTCCCTGTCCTCAGGCAGTGCATGGCTGGGCAGAACTTGCACCTTGCACCATGAACTTGAGGGCCCCAGTCCTTGTTTCTCCTTGGTGGAAGGAGGTGCCGCGTCTCCACCTCAGCAGGGCAGACCCTTCCTTCCCCAAAGAGGGGAAAGCCTGCCCAGGTCTGAGCCTCTGCCCCTGACACTCTGACTCTTCTTGTGCCTGCAGAGGAGGTTTCCCTGGATCCAGACACAGCTCATCGCCAGCTCATCCTGTCCGAGGACTGCAAAAGCGTGAGATGGGGAGAGACACAGCAGGACCTTCCAGACAGCTACCAGAGATTCAATTCTTCGTTCTGTGTGCTGGGCCGTGAGGGGTTCACTGTGGGGAGACActgctgggaggtggagggggaggTGGGTGCTGAGCAACACTGGTCTGTGGGGGTGGCCAGGGAATCTCTGAGGAGGAAGGAACCGATTGAACCAAGCCCTGACAAAGATATCTGGGCTGTGCAGTACCGGAAGGGAAAGTTTGTGGCTCTCACATCCCCTCGCATCCCCCTGTCCTTGTACCCAGTCCCCAAGAGGATCTGGGTGTGTCTGGACTGCACAGAAGGGCAGGTGACATTTGTCAATGCTGATAATGGGGCCGAGATTTACATGTTCCAGTCAGTATCATTGAGTCGGGGGAGGATCCGCCCTTGGTTTTGTGTGGAAAAAGGAGCAGTGTGGCTGGGGCCCAGGAACAGCACTCCCCCCACACACGCACCTCACCCCACCTCATCTCCAGCCTCAGAGGCCTCCTGTCCTTCCGCAGACACtccttctgctcccctccttggtcctgcagcagcagatggtcagctcagctctgcccaaacCCAGGGAGCAGGCAGTGGCTGAGGGGGCCAGGGGCTCTTTGGGGCTCCATTCCTCATCCTGGAGAAGGGACGGAGGTTTGTGAGGCTGTGAGGAGGGTGAGAGGCCCTGGCTGAATCGCCCAGGTGTCCtggcctctcccctgccctgtgctgccttcGCTGGGGCACaaaccctgctccctcctgctggCACCTCTCGGGGCTGTGCACGCTAGCCCAGGACGGAGCAGAGGCTCTACCCCGgctctccaccttcctctcccctccgtcACGCTGGCCTTGCACCAGCAGTTCCATGGACTCTGCTGGCATGAGGTGCCCGGAGTCCCCCAGGTGCCTGGGTTTCCTTGACATGTGCTTGGAGCTGTATGGGGGGAGGGTGTGTGGGCTCTTGCTTCTCTCACgctgtgtcctgccaagctggtGTTCAGCAGAACTGTGGTCAATAAAGGTTTGCACACGAACGTGGAGGCGAGGCAGTGGGGGCTGCCAGGTGCTTTTCTTTGTCCTGGAATCTTTCCTTGCTGTGGAAGAGTTTTGCAACTGGAGTGAAGAAGATTTGGGAGATGGAGGCAGCTGCTCTCCCcggtgctgccactgctgctggaCTCCGGGGCTGCGCACACCCACTAGGGCTGCCACCCCTGGGGTGGCTCCAGTGACCCCTCTGCTTTTCAGGCTGGATACAGACTGTCCAGCACCTCTTGGGGGTGGGTACAAGCCCCCCTGCGCTTTTGCGGGTGGATATGGACCCTCCAACACCTATGGGGTTGGCTCTGGGCCCCCCTGCACCTTTGGGGCTGGATATGGACCCTCTGGCACCTTTTGGGGTGGGTAAAGGCCTCCCTGCACTGGCCTGGGTTGGGTATGGGCCCCTCCTGCTCAGGGAAGGGACAGTGGGGACAGCAGGGGACATGTCACCCCCAGCGCTGTGAGGTCCCTAACGAGGGCAGGCGACAGGGCAAACAGTTCTCCATCACCTTTAGCATTCTACTTAATTCTTAGATGTTGATAACGTCTGCTTTTAGCTACGCTTTCAGCATAAGTATTACTTCTTTAAGTAGCCAAGTAGCAGACTAGCCCCTTGTTCTCTCACTGTCCAGTTCTGCCCActctctcctctttctcactTCATTTTCCAATGATCAAAAATATTCATGACATGAGCTGTCTGTGCATGAGAGGTTAATGGGCAGACAGGGACAGGCTGGAGCGAGCCCAGCAGCAGCCACTGAGTTTGTGGGGCTTTTTCTAGCCTGGAGCGGAGACAGCAAAGGGGGATTGAATCGCTGTCTGCCACTGCCTAATGGGGTTATAGAGTAGCTGGAGCCAGGCTTTTGGAGGTACCCAGCAACAGGGTGAAAGATCCCTGACTGCAGGGATCTCCTGGAGACATGCATGGACCTCCCAAGGCCGGGCAGGAATGCAGGAGCGTGTGTCCATGCTGGGACTCTGACTCCTGGTCTTCCCAAGGACCTTCCCCCTCAACCACTCTGCTTGTGACCACAGCACCCAAGTGGGTGGGAATTTTCCTCGACTATGAGGCAGGTGAAGTCTCATTTTACAACCTCACCCACAGGTCCCACCTCTTTGCTTTcaccagcagtctctcggagccGCTGCACCCTTATTTCAACCTTGCCATCAATAAAGGGGGGCAGAATGCAATTCCCCTGACCACCTGCCCCGTCCCAGCTTGGCCCTAAGGTCCTGTCAAGGACAGCGATGGACACAGCTTGGACAGTCTGGCTCCTTCTCATCCTCCTGAAGAATTCCCTGGATTTCAACTGGAGAGGGGGGGTAGCCTTGCACTGCATGCCACTGGAGAGTCTTGCTCTTTCTCTACTCCATCCCTGGATTCCCTGCTCCAGTCTAGTGTGTCAGTGGTTTgtgtgctgggcagcagcccagagctggacacagtctctactccagatgtggtctcctcacactgtactccagatgtggcatcGACCAGCACTGCAAAGAGAGAATAAGTGACTCCATGCCTCTAGCTGCCTCTCAAGGGCCGAAAAGGGCCTAAAAGGgcctggcagtggtgggattcaaaCCCACCCCTCCAAAGGGACTGGAGCCTTAATCCAGCGCCTTAGACCGCTCAGCCACACTACCCTGCTGAGGAAGGCTTTCCTTGCTATGGAATACAGTGCCAAGGAAAGTTGGGGATTGTGCCAAACTCACTCTGGGATCTTTTAAGGGGATTGTGGGAAAGTGCAGAGCTGATGtggggatgtttaggggaaggaccaaaggtggggaaagggagggatgaaCATGCACTGCGCAGGAGCAAACGTGGGGAAGTGGGATGAAAGAGGCTCGGGAGGCTTGACCTGCTCACCCTGCCGTGGGCCAGGTGTGCGCTGTGCTGGTGACGGccctgctgcgggagctgccggcAGAACGGGCGCTGTGTTCACACGGGCGCCGCTGTCCCACGTGCTGCCGCCGCGGCCACGCTGGTGCAACACGCCccaacctgctgctgctgctgccgccgccgctcttCGCTGCCCGGCCATCGCCGCCCGCTTGGAATTGCCGCTGCCGGCGGCTCAGCACGGCCGCatcctgcgcggccgcggcgggggaggccccAGGCAGCGCCGCGACGCTTTCGCTTTCGCTTTCGGGCTCGCTCCCGCTTCCGCTCGGGCGCAACAGTGGCGGCCGGGATTCGCCTGGCGACCGGTGACGACAGAGGCGCCACGCACCGCCATTGGCTGCCTCTTTCCGCCTTCGCGCCGCTCTCGGCACCCCGCAGCTcttgggcggcggcgcgggggctggtgGCGTCGCGGCTGGGGCCAGGCGAGATGGGCCCGGGGCGCCgggtgcccctgcccctcctcggGCTGCTGCTGGCGGCCTTGGCGGCGCCGAGGGGCCGCTGCGGTGAGTGCGGGGCTGGAGCGGGCGGGGGGCCCGCAGAGCCTGGGTCGTGAGCCCTGGGAGCGGACGGGGCCCGGCCGGCGACGGGGTCGGCTCCTGGCCAGCGCGGCTGACGGCTCCGCTCGGTTccagagccgaagaacagcctgctcctcctcatccttgCGGTGCTGGCTGCTGTCCTCACCGTCATCGTGGCGGCTGCCGGCTTCGTGGTCCGGAagaagagctcaagcaaggggcCGTCGGTCGGTCGGTGGGCGCTGGGCTGGCGGCGGGTGCGGAGCAGGGAGGAAGGTGAGACGCGGGGTGTGTGGGGTGCCGGGTGCTGGGCGAGGGAGGCGCGGGGAGCCGtggggtgggagcagggctgtTCTGGAGGAGACGTGAGCCGTGCTGGGAACTGCGGCTTAGCCCCACACCGATTGCTGCCGGGGAGcggcttttgctgctgcctgcctcgtctttgcagggagagcagagaaggGCTACAAACCCGCAGCGGGTGAGTGAGTGGAGGCAGGCCTGTGGCCCGCCTGCCGCCGAGCAGCACCAGCGCGATCCGGTCTCCTCTTGTTGCTAGCAGGAGCGCTGGAGTTTCCCGGTCCAGACGGCCACGTAGAAAAGCTCCCTTCTCTctttagaagcaaagagcaggGGTTTGGGTGGTGCAGTTttggaaaggctgctcctgccctgcgatccctcctcctggctttgagtgcCCCCGTCCTTTGCTCTTGCCCGCGGCCTGGGTGGTGGGGCTGGGCACTGGCTCAGTTCTGCGGCATCCGCCTGCCCCTGGGGGAGGCTGGTGAGGGAGTgtggggcagtgtgtggggctgcagagctcgccTGCACCCAGGGATCTTGCCAGGTAGCCGAGTGCAGTTCCATGTTGACCTTGAAGAACCGTTTCCTCCTTGGTCACGAGCTGCAATGGCCCTGCCCACGCTGCCGTTTCTGGTGGGGGAAAGGAGTGGTGTGTGTGGGGTGGGCGTTGTGCTGGGGTCCGGAGAAGGAAGGGAGACTTTGACTGTGGAAGGAAGTGTGAGAGTAAGGGAGGAAGCGGAGCTTGTGTAGGAGGCAGGGCCAGCGAGAGcctgggctgtggggaggggtgAGCTGGGTGGTGGCCCAGAGGGCATGGTGGGCTCTGCGAGGCCCTGGGCAGCCCGGGCACCTTCCTCTGCCCGGGCAGCTCCCGCGTTTTTGTCCCCTGTGACACCACCTGTGTGAGACTGTTGCAGGGAGGCTCCCGGTCCATGActgcagctctgggctctgctactctcctccgcaggcagaaatgcaagCTATGATGTTGCCCCCTTCCCT
Coding sequences:
- the LOC136994678 gene encoding E3 ubiquitin-protein ligase TRIM39-like; this translates as ASAPDTLTLLVPAEEVSLDPDTAHRQLILSEDCKSVRWGETQQDLPDSYQRFNSSFCVLGREGFTVGRHCWEVEGEVGAEQHWSVGVARESLRRKEPIEPSPDKDIWAVQYRKGKFVALTSPRIPLSLYPVPKRIWVCLDCTEGQVTFVNADNGAEIYMFQSVSLRPSPSTTLLVTTAPKWVGIFLDYEAGEVSFYNLTHRSHLFAFTSSLSEPLHPYFNLAINKGGQNAIPLTTCPVPAWP